The genomic window TACCAAGACCTGGCCGTGGTGGGTCAGATGTCGGTGTGGCGCAATTTCTTCCTCGGCCAAGAACTCACCGGGCGCTTTGGCCGTCTGCGTGAAGATGAGATGAAGCGCATCACCAAGGAGCAGTTGCTCTCCATGGGCATTGACATTCCGGATGTGGACGTAGAAGTAGATAGCCTTTCAGGCGGCCAGCGTCAGGTGGTGGCCATTGCCCGTGCCGTGTACTTCGGTGCTCGCGTGATCATCCTCGACGAGCCCACGGCCGCGCTCGGCGTGAAACAGTCAGGTATGGTGCTCAAATTTGTTGCCGCTGCCCGCGAGCGCGGCATTGGCGTGGTGCTCATTACCCACAATCCCCACCACGCCTACCTGGTGGGGGATCACTTCAGCATTCTGAACCTGGGGCGTCAGATTCTGGATGCGGATCGCAGCGAAGTCACCCTTGAGGAACTCACGCAACAGATGGCAGGTGGCGGGGAACTCGAAGCTCTTTCCCACGAACTCGCCCGTTAGCAGCAAAAAAAGCCAGCCGAAAGGCTGGCTTTTGCGTTTGCAAGGGGTGACGGGGGCGTCGAAAAGCTTAAGACTCGTCGTCCTCGCGCAGGCGGTGCTTGGCAATCTGCTCGTCGATGGACTTCAGCAGCTCCTCGTCGCGCTCCGGGGTGCCCTCAAGAGGGTTGGCGGCTGCAGCTGCATCGGCGGCGGTGTCCAGGCGCTCATCGTCCTCCGTGGAGGTGGAGTACACCAGCTTGGAATCGGCTGGGGCGGTGCCATAGTCCTCAACGCGCGGCGGTTCAGTCTCGGTTTCCTGCTTGGTCATGCGTGCCACAACGTAGGCGATCGCCACAACGATGGCCGCCACCAGGGCGAAGATGCCAAACTTCTTGCCCTTGGAAGACTTCTTGCGACCCAACTTGGCGTCCGCCTTCGCCTGAGCCTTCTTGGCGGCCTTCTCGGCCTTCTTGCGCGCGCTCTTCGACTGCTTATTGGCCTGCTTGCTCAGCTTCTTCCAGGTCTTCTTCCCGCGCTTTTCCAGATCCTCTGCAGTGTCGCTTGCCTCAGCCTTGGCCTTTTCCAGGCGCTTCTTGGACTGCTCCAGCACGGTGGCGAGCTTGCCCGAAGCATCGTCGCTGAGGTTCTCGGCGGAGTTAGCTGCCTCCAGCAGGCCGTCGTAGGCATCGGACGCCGCCTTATTTTTCAGTTCCTGGAACTTGTGCCAAGCGGCCTTCGCGCCACGGTAACCCATACGCAAGGTGGTGGGGTTCATAATCGCTCCTTCGTAGATGTTTGCGCTTTAGTCTATGTGTCCGTGCGCTGCTTTGCATGAAGCCCACGCGTATAATGCCCACCATGACTGCAAAGACTGCAACCGCAATCCTGCACACCAACCGTGGTGACATCACCATCGATCTTTTCGGCAACCACGCCCCAAAGACCGTGGAAAACTTCGTCACCTTGGCTGATGGCACCGCCGACTACAAGACGGAAAACGCCGCAGGCAACTCCGAAGGCCCCTTCTACGATGGCGCTGTGTTCCACCGCGTGATCGACGGCTTCATGATCCAGGGCGGCGACCCAACCGGCACCGGCCGTGGCGGTCCCGGCTACATGTTCGCCGATGAGTTCCACCCCGAGCTTCAATTCGACCGCCCCTTCCTGCTGGCCATGGCGAATGCAGGGCCCGGCACCAACGGTTCCCAGTTCTTCATCACCGTGGCACCCACCCCGCACCTGAACAACCACCACACCATCTTTGGTGAGGTCACCGACGCGGATTCCCAGAAGGTTGTGGTTGACATTGCTGGCACCGCCACCGACCGCATGGATCGCCCCGTCGAGCCCGTCGTGATCGAATCCGTGGAGATCAAGAACTAAACTCCGCTTCAACCAGGCCTTCGTCTTCTTTAGCTTTTCGACGAAGGCCTTTTGCATACCCAACGCAAGGAATGGAACACCATGTCTTCTCTTGCCCGCAGTGTCAAAAACTTCGCGCGCCCAGCACCCGTCACCGCTACGCTGCTGCTTCTGAATGTGCTGGCCTTCGCAATCACCGTGCTGCAATCACGCTCGCTGATGCACCCCCTCCAAGCATCCTCATTTGCCGAGCACGGCATCTTGTATGCGCCGTACATGCACGCCCCGATCGAGTGGCTCCGCGCGCTCAGCGCATTGTTCTTGCACATTGATCCCACGCACCTGGGGTTCAACATGCTCATGCTGTTTCTCATCGGCCGCGAGGTTGAACGCGGCCTGGGCTCCATTCCTTACCTGGGTGCATATCTCGCCTGCGGGATGGGTGGCTCCTTGGCGGTGATGCTCCAAGCACCCTTATCGCCCACCGTAGGGGCCTCAAGTTCGCTTTATGGGCTCATGGCGATCCTGCTGGCGTTCAGCATCAGAAACCGCACTCAGGTCACGGCCGCCCTCGTGCTCATCGCTGTGAACTTCGGGTATTCACTGATTACTCCCAATGTTTCTCTGTGGGGACACATCGGGGGATTCGCCGTAGGTGTGTTGCTGGGCGCACTGATGTTTTCACGCCTGCGTTTTCGTCTGTGGGTATGGGGCGTAATGGCCGTGGAAGTCTTCGGGGTGGCGATGGTGGGGAACGCCTTGGCGGTTTGAGCATGCGGGGATTGTTCGGGGTTCTCCACTGCGGCTGTGGATGAATGGGTGCTTCGCGGGGGTGTGAGAAAAGGGAAGAGTTGTCCACAGGAGTTATCCACAATGTGGATAACTACATTCTTGTAAGATTCCCACAGGTGTTCGGATTTTGCTCGTGTTCGATGGATTTGAGCAGGGAATGAGCCCGAATAGCTCGAACAATTCGCAGCTTGGGCATCACGGGGAAAAACTTATCCACAGCCTGTGGAAGGGGCTGTGATCAATCTAAAAGTGTGATTTGTGCACATCTTTATCCACAGCTGTGGATAACTGCGAATGTGGATAGAGTAAAAGCTATGAAGAAAATGCTGAGCTTGCTGTTGATGGGTGCCCTCGCGGGATGTGCAAATCCTTTGTCCGGAGATCCCACACCCAAGTCACTTGGTCCTGCCGCTGACGTAATTATTCATAGCGCTGACATCCCGGAGCTCGACTTCCGGGAGGAAGAGATTTTGCACATGGGTAACGCAGGCGTGCATGAGGCTACCTCTTACGAACCACAGGAGTGTGCAGGCATTGGCTGGGACGATTCCGAAACCCGTGCTTGGGGTAGAGCCGACGGTGACGAGATGGCGAGCACCGGCTTTAATACCCCTGATGGGGTCATTTTGGTGATGGTGGATAAAAAGCCCGTCGAAGTTGGCGATTGCCCCTATGTTGTCACCATGGGAGAAACGGCTGGAACACCTAATTCTCATGCGTACAAGGTGACTCAGCTTGAAGGGGGAGGAACGCTGCAAAAACGTTTGGGAGGGAGCTTCGAGTACCAACAAATCGTGCAAATCGGAAACGAGGGCGGATACCACTTCGTCGTAGTAGACCCCCGCGGCCAGCAGCCAGATTTGGTACAGCAGGTGGCACAGGCTCAAAGGGAGAAGCTCGCCTCTTAAGAGTTATCCCGGAAAGCACAAAGCCGGGCATGAGTCACGAGTGTGACATGCCCGGCGTCATCGTGCGTAGGATTAACGCCAACCCATTGTCATAAGTAGTCCTAGGGTGAACAAGCCAAAGCCGATGCCATAGTTCCAATTGCCTAGGTTCACCATGAACGGGATTTGCGGTCCGGCGAGGTAATAAATGATCAGCCACGCCAGGCCGGCCAGCAGGAAGGCAAACATGATGGTCTTGTACCATACGGGGGTTCCAGCAGCGTTAATTTTTA from Corynebacterium gerontici includes these protein-coding regions:
- a CDS encoding ATP-binding cassette domain-containing protein, giving the protein MNPIIQLEQVTKSYGTFEALRGVNLKVHAGEVVCVLGDNGAGKSTLIKILAGLHKPTSGTLLVDATETQFQGPRDALAHGIATVYQDLAVVGQMSVWRNFFLGQELTGRFGRLREDEMKRITKEQLLSMGIDIPDVDVEVDSLSGGQRQVVAIARAVYFGARVIILDEPTAALGVKQSGMVLKFVAAARERGIGVVLITHNPHHAYLVGDHFSILNLGRQILDADRSEVTLEELTQQMAGGGELEALSHELAR
- a CDS encoding peptidylprolyl isomerase — encoded protein: MMPTMTAKTATAILHTNRGDITIDLFGNHAPKTVENFVTLADGTADYKTENAAGNSEGPFYDGAVFHRVIDGFMIQGGDPTGTGRGGPGYMFADEFHPELQFDRPFLLAMANAGPGTNGSQFFITVAPTPHLNNHHTIFGEVTDADSQKVVVDIAGTATDRMDRPVEPVVIESVEIKN
- a CDS encoding rhomboid family intramembrane serine protease, encoding MSSLARSVKNFARPAPVTATLLLLNVLAFAITVLQSRSLMHPLQASSFAEHGILYAPYMHAPIEWLRALSALFLHIDPTHLGFNMLMLFLIGREVERGLGSIPYLGAYLACGMGGSLAVMLQAPLSPTVGASSSLYGLMAILLAFSIRNRTQVTAALVLIAVNFGYSLITPNVSLWGHIGGFAVGVLLGALMFSRLRFRLWVWGVMAVEVFGVAMVGNALAV
- the crgA gene encoding cell division protein CrgA, coding for MPKAKVNNSSEYIPGSAGENRTPVKINAAGTPVWYKTIMFAFLLAGLAWLIIYYLAGPQIPFMVNLGNWNYGIGFGLFTLGLLMTMGWR